Genomic segment of Sodaliphilus pleomorphus:
TTTCTCGGCTTCGCCTATGCGCTGGTCGATGCGAGTGATCTGCCTGATTTCACCCGAGAGGCCCACCTCGCCACTCATGCATATTCCCTTGTTGATGGGCATGTCGACGTTGCTCGAAAGTATTGCACATATCACGGCCAGGTCGAGTGCAGGGTCGTTGACCTTGAGACCGCCAGCAATATTCAAGAAAACATCCTTCTGCGCGAGCTTGAAGCCCACGCGCTTTTCCAGCACGGCAAGCAGCATGTTCATCCTGCGCTGGTCAAAGCCTGTGACCGAGCGCTGAGCAGTCCCGTAGGCAGCAGTACTCACCAGCGCCTGAGTCTCGATCAAGAAGGGGCGGGCGCCGTCGATAGTGACACCAATCGCCGTGCCCGACAGGGCCTCGCCGTGCAACGAGAGCAGCATTTCGCTGGGATTGGTGACCTCGCGCAGCCCGTCTTCTTTCATTTCATATATTCCGATTTCGCTGGTGTTGCCAAAGCGATTCTTGATGCTGCGCAAGATGCGATACATGTAATGCCGGTCGCCCTCAAATTGCAATACAGCATCGACGATGTGCTCCAGCACCTTAGGGCCAGCAATGCTGCCCTCTTTGTTGATGTGCCCTATCAATATCACGGGGGTGTTGGTCTCCTTGGCATAGCGCAAGAATGTGGCAGCACATTCCCTCACCTGGCTCACACTGCCAGCCGCCGACTCGAGCTGGTCGCTGGCAATCGTCTGGATTGAGTCAACTATAATCAAATCGGGCTTGTTGGCCTTGATGCTGGCAAAGATGTTGTCGAGCGAGGTTTCGCACAGCAGGTAGCACTCACAATCCATTTTCCCGCCCGCGATGCGGTCGGCCCTCATGCGCAACTGCTGCGGGCTCTCCTCTCCCGAGATATAGAGCACCTTGCGAGAGCGAATGCGAAGCACGTTTTGCAACACCAGCGTCGACTTGCCGATGCCAGGCTCACCGCCAATCAAGATGATAGAGCCTGGGACAAGGCCGCCGCCGAGCACCCGGTCGAGCTCGGCACTGGGCAACTTGATGCGAGGCATTTCCTCGGTCTTGATTTCACTTATCTTGATTGGCACCGCAGGAGTCTGGCCGCTGCCCGCGTCGCCGAGCAAAGCACCATGCTTCCCCTTGGGCGCCACAGGCTCTTCCACATAGGTGTTCCATTCCCCACATGCGGGGCAGCGCCCAATCCATTTGGGCGACTCGGCGCCGCAATTCTTGCAAAAATACATTGTTTTCACTTTAGCCATAGCACACATTCATAGTTTTAAGAATCACACCAAGTTGTTGCGTCTAAACTCGCTGATAGTGATTGCTGCAGCTATACCCACATTGAGCGACTCGCTGGTGCGGCCGGTATGTGGCCATGCAGGAATGAGCAACCGCGAGGTCACCTGCTGGGCGACGGCGCTGCTTATTCCCCGCCCCTCATTGCCAAACACTACAAATCCCTTGTTGTCAAGCTTTGTTGCATAGATGTTCTCGCCATCGAGAAACGTTCCCCAAACGGGCAGGTCGGGGTACTGCCCAAAAAGCTGCAGCAAGTCGCAGTAGTGAACCTTGACACGAGATATCGCACCCATCGTTGCTTGAACTGTCTTGTGATTGAAAACATCGACCGTGCCAATGCTGGCAAACACATTGGTGATGCCATACCAGTCGGCCAGCCTCATAATAGTGCCCAGGTTGCCTGGGTCCTGAATGTTGTCGAGCACGATGTTGAGGTTGTTTTCAACTGCGTCGCTGTCGATGCTGGAGTCAGGCAACCGATACACGGCAATCACATCGCTTGGGTTGCTGAATTGCGACATGCGAGACATGTGCTGATTGCTGGCAATCACAATCTTGTCATACATCGATGCATTGGCCATGCGGTCGTGCCAGGCACGCGTGCATATGAGCCAGCGACAATCAAATGCCCCCCACGTGTCTCTCACGCATTTTGTTCCCTCGGCCACAAACAGGCCCTCTTGATCGCGATATTTTTTTACAGCAAGCGATCTCACAACTTTAATGATACTGTTGTTGATGTCTATCATATCTATCTCGTAATCTCAAAATCGTTATTATACAATCAACGGCAAAATCCAAAATATTATTATAATGACAATCGTCCCAATCATGCCCACTATGTTCTGAAACCTGCGGCTG
This window contains:
- the radA gene encoding DNA repair protein RadA, which gives rise to MAKVKTMYFCKNCGAESPKWIGRCPACGEWNTYVEEPVAPKGKHGALLGDAGSGQTPAVPIKISEIKTEEMPRIKLPSAELDRVLGGGLVPGSIILIGGEPGIGKSTLVLQNVLRIRSRKVLYISGEESPQQLRMRADRIAGGKMDCECYLLCETSLDNIFASIKANKPDLIIVDSIQTIASDQLESAAGSVSQVRECAATFLRYAKETNTPVILIGHINKEGSIAGPKVLEHIVDAVLQFEGDRHYMYRILRSIKNRFGNTSEIGIYEMKEDGLREVTNPSEMLLSLHGEALSGTAIGVTIDGARPFLIETQALVSTAAYGTAQRSVTGFDQRRMNMLLAVLEKRVGFKLAQKDVFLNIAGGLKVNDPALDLAVICAILSSNVDMPINKGICMSGEVGLSGEIRQITRIDQRIGEAEKLGFESIIIPANNTRGLHSSDFKIKLIEVSKVEEAFRYLFG
- a CDS encoding RNA methyltransferase, which codes for MIDINNSIIKVVRSLAVKKYRDQEGLFVAEGTKCVRDTWGAFDCRWLICTRAWHDRMANASMYDKIVIASNQHMSRMSQFSNPSDVIAVYRLPDSSIDSDAVENNLNIVLDNIQDPGNLGTIMRLADWYGITNVFASIGTVDVFNHKTVQATMGAISRVKVHYCDLLQLFGQYPDLPVWGTFLDGENIYATKLDNKGFVVFGNEGRGISSAVAQQVTSRLLIPAWPHTGRTSESLNVGIAAAITISEFRRNNLV